In the genome of Pseudomonas lalucatii, the window CCCTCGACCTGGACGAAGCGATCGAGGATGCCCTGGTTGGAGGCCGCCACCGGCGGCTCGATCAGGTCATTGACCAGCATGTCGACGCTCACGCCGAAGCGCGAGAACTTGTAGCCGACCCAGTCGAAGCCGCCGCCGCCACCGAAGTGATCCTCGCCCTCGGAGCCGATCATGATGTCGTCGCCGCCCTCGCCGTCGACCTCGTCGAAGCCGCCGCCGGTGATGAACACGTCATGGCCGAGAATGGTGCTGGCCTCCAGCGGGTCGAAGTTGTCGCCGCCGGCGCCATCGGAGGTGCCCAGCTCGATCCAGTCGTCGCCTTCGTTGCCGAAGGCCGGTCCATTCAACGGTGCGCCATAGATGAAGTCGTCACCGGGCCCCCCGAAGGTCTCCGAGACGTCCTCGCCGGTGATGATGAAGTCCTTGCCATGACCGCCGAGAATCAGGTTCTCGCCGTTGCCGCCCTGGATCACGTCGTTGCCGTCGTTCCCCTTGAGCACGTCGTCACCGCCCATGTCGGTGATGATGTCGTCACCGTCGCCGCCCTCGATGACGTCATTGCCATCGCCGCCTTCCAGGCGGTCGTTGCCGGCGTCGCCCCACAGGGTGTCGTCGCCGATGCTGGAGATGATCACATCATCGCCATCGGTGCCACCCAGGACCACATGGTCGCCACCGGTGTAGCGCAAGTAGTTGAGGTCAGGCCCTTCCGTACCGGGATCGTCACGCATCACCAGGGGAATCAGCGGGTTATCACCGACCGGATCGGCCCGCCCATCGAGCCCGAGACCGGTGAACTGCCGGCTCGGGTCGACCTCGAGGATGAAGCCCGGGGTGGAGAAGATATCCGCCGGCAGGTGGATGACATCGGTGTGGCGCATCACCAGCTTGGCGAAGGAGTTGTCCTCCATCTCGGTGAGGAAGTTCAGGCCCGCCAGCCGCCCCAGGTAATAGAAGCGGTCGCCGCTCTGCAGTGCCTCCAACTGGGTCTCGAAAACGAAGTTGAAGGTCGAGCCGAGCAGACCGCCGAAGGGCATCTGCTTCTCGGCCAGGCCACCGATCCAGAAGTCGATGGCATCGACCCCGGTGATGGTCACACCATCCGGGCCGCTGGCCCAATCGCCGGTGCTGTTGAGGAAGTCGAGGCGATCGCCCGCGACCACGCCATCGCCGTTTTCGTCGACGCCGAAGACCAACTCCATGGCGGCCGCACGCTTGTCCGCCAGGGTCGTGGCATTGACGATTGAAGAGTGAGTGCCGTAGGCGGCGATGAAGTTGATCAGCGACAGTTCATGCTTGAGGTTGCCCAGCAGGTCGACCCAGCTGGTATAGGGCTTGAGCTGGCTGTCGGCGGTCATCTCGTAGAAGGAACGGCGCGCCGCGTTCAAAGACGGCACACCGGTATCGCGACCACGGGCGATGTTGATGGCCGGCAGGTCCAGCGGCAGGCCCAGCAGATTGTTGCGTAGCGCCCCGGTGACGAACTCGTCGATCTCGTTGCCCGCCTGGCGGGTCAAGCCGCGCGCCAGGGCCCCCGCGGCCTGTTCGGCGGTGACGGTGACGCCACCGAGCTGGTTGAACGCCAGGGGGTTGAGGAAGGCCTCGATCAAGCCCATGTCACTGGAGACAAAACTAGAATCCAGGCGGTTGACGGTCTCGGTCAGCATCGAGTGGCCGAAACGGTAAACCGTGTGGGCGAACTCGGCGACTATGCTCGGATCGAGGGTGACGTTGAAGCCATCCGGCGCCAGAAACACATCGACCTGCGGCTGGACCTTGCGGGCGAATTCCTCGAACACCAGGTGCTGGTACTGCATCTCCGTGCCGAACTTGGCGGCCTGGAACAGCCGCTCGCCGTTCCACACCAGGGCGTCGATCGCCGGCTGGGTGGTGGGCGCCACGGCCACCGGGGTCAACAGCCACTGATTGAGGAAGGCCACATCGCCGGCCAGCGCCGCATCGATGACCACCTGCTTGGTGAGCTCGACCAGGCGGTTGTGCTCGGAGTGGAACACGTGGTGAACGGCCGTCAGGCCGATATTCTCGTTGACCCGGCCGTCGCCGGCCATGAAGTGTGCATCGAGCAGTTCATTGTCGTAGGTGCCAGGCTCCGACAGGCCGACTGCGCCGTCGGAATCGGCCGCAAGCATGGCGCCACTCTGACTATCGATCGGGTTGGCGGTATGGGCGATGTCGACCAGGAAGGCTTGGCCGGTCAACACCGCGCCCGCCAGGCTGATCGGGGCGGCCGGATTACCTTCCATGAGGAAGTCATCGGCGGTGCCCGGGATTCCGTCCGGCCCTAACATCACGACCTGCGGGAAGCCGTTGGGTCCCGGGATGAACTTGCCGTAGGCATCGGTGGCCAGCAACGGAATATTGGTCACGTTGTCGTCGGTGAGGTCGATACCCAGCAGCGCGCGGGCCTGGGCCTTGACCACGGCCCAGGTGGCCATGCCGCCGAGCTCCACGTCGTTGCCGTTGCCGAACACACCATCGACCAGGTCGCGATTGGTGATCAGCCGGCCGCTCGAGACCGGCTTGCCATCGGCATTCAACTCATAGGCGCGCAGGAACACCTGATGCGACGGGTGGGAGCTGTAGGTCTGGTTCTGGTCGACGAACGGCGAGGTCTGGTTGAGGTGCTCGTGCACGTCGTCGGCGGTGCCGAGGATGCCATCCGGGCCGGGTAGGTTGGTCGCCCGCGTCAGCACCATGAACTGCTGGCCAGGGTTGGTCAGCTCGTCGCCAGTGCCGGCGATGCCATCCGGACCATGGGTGATCAGCGGATCGTCCGGCTGCAGTGGAATGAACACCAGCCCGCTGCCGCCCTTCTGCACCAGGTCGAGGCCGTGGTCGAAGAACTGGCCGAAGAAGGTGAACCAGCTGTTGAAGGGGGCGGACAGGCCTTCATCCGGCGCGGTATTGGGGATGAACAGCGATTGACCGGCGGGAATCGCATTGCCGTCGAGATCCAGCAATGTGCCGACGGGGAAGGCTATGCCGCCCGCGTCTTGTTGGCTGCCGTCGGCCAGGACACCCATGCCCGCGTCGACGAACGCCTGCACCGCAGCCGGATTGGTAATGGTCTGGTCGACGATCAGGTTGGAGATCGTGCGCGGTTGCGAGTCGATCACCATGCCACTGGTTTGGGTGTAGGAGGTTCCGCCCTCGGCCGGGCGGAACACCGGGTCGAGCAGTCGTGGGAACGTATTGTCGGCCGCACCGAACTCGGTCTGCCCTGTGAGCAGGTTGTTGAAGGAACCATCGACGGTTCGCAGGCCGAAGGGCACCAGGGTATTGGGCAGCAAGGACAGAAGGTCTTCCCCGTTCGCGTTGGCTTCGGCGATCAGGATCTGCTGCAGAATGAACTCCAGGTCGGATTTGATGAAGTTGGCCATTTCTGTTTCCTCGATGCTCATCGCTGAGCGGCTGAGCGCTGACGTTTAGCGCTCAGCGCGCAAAAAACAGGAAGCCACGTGCATGCAAGACCGTCGCAAAGGCGTGGCTAAGCGTTGCAGTACTTAACGGTTGGAATGCTGGGGATAAGGCCGAACGCTGCCGCAACCGACTGCCTTGGCGAATCAGTACCGACCAGAGTTGGAATCGTCCCGTCGACGCCTAGACAAGTGTCAGGCGCTGAGCCTCAGGCATGAGGCGGTCCACGTAGCAGTGGATCGAAGTAGTGCCCTAGCGGAGACAGCATCATTGTGATTCTGCTCATCGTGATTCTCATCGTTGGCGGCTGACATAAGCCTCCGTGCCCTCTCCTGCACGAAATGCCTCGTCAGCAATCACACTCGATTTGACTAAAGTCTCGCCGCCAAGACTTGTCAAGATATCGTCGAGCAATAACTTACGGACGGATATCTAAAATATCTTATTGATACTATTGGAAATACTCAGTAAATCCGGACTACCAATAACCGTCTGTCAGTGAATTCATGTCGCGTTAGCATGACTCCGCGCATCTGATCTATACCTCTCAAGGGTCGACGTTCGGGACGTCCAGCAGAGAGAACGGGTTTGCGGGCCAACCGGCCAAGGCGACCCCTAAGACGAGCAGCGAAGGTGTCGGTATCGATGCGGAAATGCTCATGGCTTGGCCTCAGTGGACCCTGAGCGCCGCAGAGAGCATGGCGGTGGAACACGGAGCGGGGATCGTCGTGTGCCGCAAGGCACGGCAGCGACGCGCCCCTCGGCGCGCCGGGAACACCCGTCGCGCAAAAGGGGCAAGAGAAGGGTTGGAAGCAATCGCTTCCGAGAAGGGTGCTACTCGTCCTCGTTTACCCGGTCACGCAGCTCTTTGCCGGGCTTGAAATGCGGGACGAACTTGCCATCCAGGCGCACCGACTGGCCGGTCTTGGGGTTACGACCGACTCGTGGCGCCCGGTAATGCAAGGAGAAACTGCCGAAGCCGCGGATCTCGATACGGTCGCCAGTGGCCAGTGCCTGGGACATTTGCTCCAGCATAGTCTTGATCGCCAGCTCGACATCCTTGGAGGACAACTGCCCCTGGTGGGTGACAATTCTTTCGATCAACTCCGACTTGGTCATGGTTTTCCCTTCTTTTTCAAGCGGCTAGACCACTCTATAGAATGGTT includes:
- the ihfB gene encoding integration host factor subunit beta, with protein sequence MTKSELIERIVTHQGQLSSKDVELAIKTMLEQMSQALATGDRIEIRGFGSFSLHYRAPRVGRNPKTGQSVRLDGKFVPHFKPGKELRDRVNEDE